One Festucalex cinctus isolate MCC-2025b chromosome 1, RoL_Fcin_1.0, whole genome shotgun sequence genomic region harbors:
- the LOC144031565 gene encoding uncharacterized protein LOC144031565: protein MTRRCVAMYCSQSKHKLYEWPKDNRARKWTAFVRTMRINFTPSSKSLLCYKHFEDTCFRNQVAYEQGFATKLLLSTTAVPTIHLPPQALHFLPQALHLPPQDQQQVQNPPVQRDAAANRERKQARAEAISSAAASEQEMAECGSQLLQDESCSNSYQDDEVGPPHSVDKQVQTLKYCPPCVKCKKITGADQRSIGTQCNLGQPEPKGEDSDEDGPNSSDGEVTRQLRRNPEQ, encoded by the exons ATGACACGGCGCTGTGTGGCAATGTACTGTTCTCAGTCAAAACATAAGTTGTATGAGTGGCCGAAAGATAATAGGGCACGTAAATGGACCGCTTTTGTTCGCACGATGCGAATAAATTTCACGCCGTCGTCGAAGAGTCTTCTGTGTTACAAACACTTCGAAGATACCTGCTTTCGCAACCAGGTTGCATATGAGCAAGGATTTGCAAcaaa GTTATTACTCAGTACAACTGCTGTCCCAACAATTCACCTCCCTCCACAAGCCCTTCACTTCCTTCCACAAGCCCTTCACCTGCCTCCACAAGACCAGCAGCAGGTTCAAAATCCACCTGTCCAGCGTGACGCAGCAGCTAACCGAGAAAGGAAGCAAGCCAGAGCTGAGGCTATCAGCTCCGCAGCTGCCTCCGAACAAGAGATGGCTGAGTGTGGGAGTCAGTTATTGCAGGATGAATCCTGTTCAAACAGCTATCAAGATGATGAAGTTGGGCCACCACATAGTGTGGATAAAC AGGTGCAGACATTGAAGTATTGTCCTCCATGTGTGAAATGTAAGAAAATCACCGGTGCAGATCAGCGCTCCATCGGTACACAATGCAACTTGGGCCAACCAGAACCCAAAG GAGAGGACAGCGATGAAGATGGGCCAAATTCATCAGATGGTGAAGTGACACGGCAACTTCGAAGAAATCCA GAGCAATGA